A region from the Aegilops tauschii subsp. strangulata cultivar AL8/78 chromosome 5, Aet v6.0, whole genome shotgun sequence genome encodes:
- the LOC109759191 gene encoding uncharacterized protein isoform X2 — translation MVVGLMRRCSCTATCFEPSVVVGVETRLGQGGGRSGPGVAAQAAAGICRGGRWVRSAPADPGEILQREREHHDCHGLNYFAEILEKLNGIILLIGNLGIDFSPEKVDRGSDNGRNTAAREEIIIWKIVDEEEAKVGRSIEQEFQTQAAEGSLPLPSRRPPEGDSRVPSPRPP, via the exons ATGGTCGTGGGATTGATGCGGAGATGCTCGTGCACGGCGACCTGCTTCGAGCCGTCGGTGGTGGTCGGAGTGGAGACGCGCCTCGGCCAGGGAGGCGGCAGATCTGGGCCAGGAGTGGCCGCGCAAGCGGCGGCCGGGATCTGCCGCGGCGGCCGGTGGGTGCGGTCTGCCCCTGCTGACCCCGGCGAGATTCTGCAG agagagagagagcatcATGACTGCCATGGCTTGAACTATTTTGCTGAGATCCTGGAAAAATTGAATGGTATAATTCTGTTAATTGGGAACCTTGGAATTGATTTTTCACCTGAAAAG GTTGATCGAGGGTCGGATAATGGACGTAACACAGCTGCTAGAGAAGAGATTATAATATGGAAAATAGTAGATGAGGAGGAAGCTAAAGTTGGTAGATCAattgagcaagagttccagaccCAG GCAGCGGAAGGATCACTCCCCCTCCCCTCGCGTCGCCCACCTGAGGGCGACTCGAGGGTGCCCTCGCCCCGTCCGCCGTGA
- the LOC109759191 gene encoding uncharacterized protein isoform X1 produces MVVGLMRRCSCTATCFEPSVVVGVETRLGQGGGRSGPGVAAQAAAGICRGGRWVRSAPADPGEILQREREHHDCHGLNYFAEILEKLNGIILLIGNLGIDFSPEKVDRGSDNGRNTAAREEIIIWKIVDEEEAKVGRSIEQEFQTQVTPRTSASDHSFFRQRKDHSPSPRVAHLRATRGCPRPVRRDHPSSDLTASTKM; encoded by the exons ATGGTCGTGGGATTGATGCGGAGATGCTCGTGCACGGCGACCTGCTTCGAGCCGTCGGTGGTGGTCGGAGTGGAGACGCGCCTCGGCCAGGGAGGCGGCAGATCTGGGCCAGGAGTGGCCGCGCAAGCGGCGGCCGGGATCTGCCGCGGCGGCCGGTGGGTGCGGTCTGCCCCTGCTGACCCCGGCGAGATTCTGCAG agagagagagagcatcATGACTGCCATGGCTTGAACTATTTTGCTGAGATCCTGGAAAAATTGAATGGTATAATTCTGTTAATTGGGAACCTTGGAATTGATTTTTCACCTGAAAAG GTTGATCGAGGGTCGGATAATGGACGTAACACAGCTGCTAGAGAAGAGATTATAATATGGAAAATAGTAGATGAGGAGGAAGCTAAAGTTGGTAGATCAattgagcaagagttccagaccCAG GTTACACCAAGAACAAGTGCCTCAGATCATTCATTTTTCAGGCAGCGGAAGGATCACTCCCCCTCCCCTCGCGTCGCCCACCTGAGGGCGACTCGAGGGTGCCCTCGCCCCGTCCGCCGTGACCACCCCTCTTCGGATCTCACCGCCTCGACCAAAAT GTGA